One Rosettibacter firmus genomic window carries:
- a CDS encoding ATP-binding protein has product MSIKTYYKEIQSIPEIVPELDNFVIDIAKRSGMNPEKFNNLSLSFSEALSNSIIHGNKCDPQKKIKITIDVNEQKMIIKIKDEGKGFDLKSVPDPTKDENILKESGRGIHIMKSFLDDLYYNFSEDGTETVLVLNLK; this is encoded by the coding sequence TTGTCTATAAAAACCTATTATAAAGAGATTCAAAGCATTCCAGAAATTGTTCCTGAACTGGATAATTTTGTTATTGACATTGCCAAAAGATCAGGAATGAATCCAGAAAAGTTTAATAACCTTTCTCTTTCGTTTTCAGAAGCTCTTTCTAATAGCATAATACATGGTAACAAATGCGATCCACAAAAGAAAATCAAAATTACAATTGATGTAAATGAACAAAAGATGATAATTAAAATAAAAGATGAAGGGAAAGGTTTTGACTTAAAATCTGTTCCTGACCCAACTAAAGATGAAAATATATTGAAAGAAAGTGGACGCGGAATTCATATCATGAAATCATTTCTTGATGATTTGTATTATAATTTTTCAGAAGATGGAACAGAGACTGTTTTAGTATTAAATCTGAAATAA
- the mdh gene encoding malate dehydrogenase — MARKKIALIGGGQIGGVLTQLIAQRELGDVVLYDIVEDLPQGKALDIAEAAGIDLFDVSVKGTNDYKDIEGADLVIITAGLPRKPGMSRDDLLVTNANIMKTVAENVKTHAPNSIVIVISNPLDAMVTLFQKISGFPTYRVMGQSGVLDSSRFATFIAWELGVSVKNVNAIVLGGHGDTMVPLVRYANVNGIPVMELLERKYNDASKAKEVMDAIVQRTKMAGGEIVKLLKTGSAFYSPAAAAIAMAKSILNDENRVLPTCAYLNGEYGINGYYVGVPAVLGKNGVEKVVELSLNEEEKAMLNNSVNAVKSLVADMERLGF; from the coding sequence ATGGCAAGAAAAAAAATTGCTTTAATAGGAGGGGGTCAAATCGGTGGAGTTTTAACTCAATTAATAGCACAGAGAGAATTAGGTGATGTTGTACTTTATGATATCGTTGAGGACTTACCACAAGGTAAAGCACTTGATATTGCTGAGGCAGCAGGTATTGATTTATTTGATGTTTCTGTTAAAGGAACGAATGATTACAAAGATATTGAAGGAGCAGATTTAGTAATTATCACTGCAGGATTACCTCGCAAACCAGGTATGAGTCGTGATGACTTACTTGTTACCAATGCTAATATTATGAAAACTGTTGCAGAAAATGTTAAAACTCATGCACCCAATTCGATTGTCATTGTTATTTCTAATCCTCTGGATGCGATGGTAACTTTATTCCAGAAAATTAGTGGTTTCCCAACTTATCGTGTAATGGGTCAATCTGGAGTTCTTGATTCATCTCGCTTTGCAACTTTTATTGCCTGGGAATTAGGTGTTTCAGTTAAAAATGTTAATGCTATTGTTTTAGGTGGACATGGAGATACAATGGTTCCACTTGTTCGATATGCTAATGTTAATGGTATTCCTGTAATGGAATTGTTAGAAAGAAAATATAATGATGCTTCAAAAGCTAAAGAAGTAATGGATGCAATTGTTCAAAGAACTAAAATGGCTGGTGGCGAAATTGTAAAATTGTTGAAAACTGGCTCTGCATTTTATTCACCAGCAGCTGCAGCAATTGCAATGGCTAAATCAATTTTGAATGATGAAAATAGAGTACTTCCAACCTGTGCCTATCTAAATGGTGAATATGGTATTAATGGTTATTATGTTGGGGTACCTGCAGTATTAGGAAAAAATGGAGTTGAAAAAGTAGTTGAACTTTCTTTGAACGAAGAAGAAAAAGCAATGTTAAATAATTCGGTTAATGCTGTTAAATCTCTTGTAGCAGATATGGAAAGATTAGGTTTCTAA
- the pta gene encoding phosphate acetyltransferase: MAEIELLKQIREKASQRKKTIILPESHDERVLRAAEILTKEKIASIITLGNEEKIRSDAKNLKIDLQGIRIIDPEKSDKLSDFANIFYNLRKHKGVTIEQARETVKRDIFFAGMMVREGMAHGSVSGSVATTADVTRAAIFCVGLKEGISILSSFFLMVYPDKVYSFADCAVNPNPDANQLADIAISTADNHKKLTGEEPYIAMLSFSTKGSAEHEMVDKVRQATSIVKEKRPDLNVDGELQFDAAIVESVGKKKAPGSNVAGRANVLIFPDLNSGNIGYKIAQRLGKAEAIGPINQGLKHPFFDLSRGCSVEDIVNTASIACLMAE, encoded by the coding sequence ATGGCAGAAATTGAATTACTAAAACAAATTAGAGAAAAAGCTTCTCAAAGAAAAAAAACAATAATCTTACCAGAATCGCATGACGAACGAGTATTACGTGCTGCAGAAATTTTAACTAAAGAAAAAATTGCATCAATTATTACTTTAGGTAACGAAGAAAAAATTAGAAGTGATGCAAAAAATCTCAAAATTGATTTACAGGGAATTAGAATTATTGACCCTGAAAAATCTGATAAGTTAAGCGATTTTGCCAATATTTTTTACAATTTAAGAAAGCACAAAGGTGTTACCATCGAACAGGCAAGAGAGACAGTAAAAAGAGATATCTTTTTTGCTGGTATGATGGTACGAGAAGGAATGGCACACGGAAGTGTATCTGGTTCAGTAGCTACAACTGCTGATGTTACACGTGCTGCTATTTTTTGCGTTGGATTAAAAGAAGGTATTTCTATTCTTTCAAGTTTCTTTTTAATGGTTTATCCAGATAAAGTTTATAGTTTTGCTGATTGTGCTGTTAATCCAAATCCAGATGCCAATCAATTAGCTGATATAGCTATTTCAACAGCAGATAATCACAAAAAATTAACTGGTGAAGAACCATATATTGCTATGCTTTCATTTTCGACAAAAGGTAGTGCAGAACATGAAATGGTTGATAAAGTTCGCCAGGCTACTTCTATAGTAAAAGAAAAAAGACCAGATTTAAATGTAGATGGTGAACTTCAATTCGATGCTGCAATTGTTGAATCTGTTGGAAAGAAAAAAGCTCCAGGTAGTAATGTAGCAGGTAGAGCAAATGTATTGATATTTCCAGATTTAAATTCAGGCAATATAGGTTATAAAATTGCACAGCGACTCGGCAAAGCAGAAGCAATTGGACCAATCAATCAAGGTTTGAAACATCCATTTTTTGATCTTTCAAGAGGTTGTAGTGTTGAGGATATAGTTAATACAGCATCAATTGCTTGCTTAATGGCTGAATAA
- a CDS encoding fibronectin type III domain-containing protein: protein MLNYKLLMILLFIILSGCHREEITSSDDGMPPSAPIGLLIYAAFDGQIGLSWQKNNEPDIYGYNIYRSVNDSLHFQLINFVTQNYYIDQNLDYDIMYYFMYYYKITSVDKFNRESSFSIMVSAQPKNIYKPLRPQYVKINARNLDSDKYILINWSPSPDNDIHHYEIYRSTADTVKIIPENLIDTVSRNFYIDNKQLNILTKYSYSIVAIDKGGLKSQPTNPVSDIILNKPVLIYPPDNSILDSINKFEFIGVSRPTNYKLVIQSDPAYGIVYEYDFYTEKVDTIISIKLSDIYLQPYRTYYWRIFTFTQNSEPNSMSDIFTFTYNSKYNF from the coding sequence GTGTTAAATTATAAATTGTTAATGATTTTGTTATTCATAATTTTGTCTGGTTGTCATAGAGAAGAAATTACATCATCAGATGATGGAATGCCCCCATCTGCACCTATTGGTTTATTAATTTATGCAGCATTTGATGGACAGATTGGTCTATCCTGGCAAAAAAATAATGAACCAGATATTTATGGTTATAATATTTACAGGAGTGTGAATGATTCTCTACATTTTCAATTAATTAATTTCGTTACTCAAAATTACTATATTGATCAAAACTTAGATTATGATATTATGTACTATTTTATGTACTATTATAAAATAACTTCTGTTGATAAATTTAATCGCGAAAGTAGTTTTAGTATTATGGTTTCAGCACAACCAAAAAATATTTATAAACCTTTAAGACCACAATATGTAAAAATTAATGCAAGAAATTTGGATAGTGATAAGTACATTCTTATTAATTGGAGCCCATCGCCTGATAATGATATTCATCATTATGAGATTTATAGAAGTACAGCAGATACAGTGAAAATTATACCTGAAAATTTGATAGATACTGTATCAAGAAATTTTTACATTGATAATAAACAATTAAATATACTTACAAAATATTCTTATTCTATTGTTGCTATAGATAAAGGTGGATTAAAGAGTCAACCTACTAATCCAGTATCTGATATAATATTGAATAAACCTGTATTAATTTATCCACCTGATAATTCTATTTTAGATTCAATAAATAAATTTGAGTTTATTGGTGTATCGAGACCTACAAATTATAAATTGGTAATTCAAAGTGATCCTGCTTATGGAATTGTGTACGAATATGATTTTTATACAGAAAAAGTTGATACAATTATTTCAATAAAATTATCTGATATTTATTTACAACCGTATAGAACCTATTACTGGCGAATATTTACATTTACTCAAAATAGTGAACCAAATAGTATGAGTGATATTTTTACATTTACATATAATTCTAAATATAATTTTTGA
- a CDS encoding HNH endonuclease, whose protein sequence is MTWKEFVYQQIIEYCNRIGSRTFSLRDFYTDKKDQFREFRPNNFHILEKVRQQLQFLRNDGLISFLDNSGHYTLRGIELLEVEKQEIKSIDISKETPEKKEYIIETYVRNVNWAKKAKEVLGDLCLFKNCNNTFIRDDGTRYIEVHHIIPLCKGGEDGLWNLSVLCAHHHKMAHFADIKTRISIEKFLLKEVKLRL, encoded by the coding sequence ATGACTTGGAAAGAATTTGTATATCAACAAATTATCGAATATTGTAATAGAATTGGTTCGCGAACTTTCTCCTTAAGGGATTTCTATACAGACAAAAAAGATCAATTTAGAGAATTCAGACCTAATAATTTTCATATACTGGAAAAAGTCAGGCAACAATTGCAGTTTTTGAGGAATGATGGATTAATTAGTTTTCTTGATAATTCTGGTCATTATACATTAAGAGGCATTGAATTGCTTGAAGTTGAGAAACAGGAAATAAAATCAATTGACATCTCAAAAGAAACACCTGAAAAAAAGGAATACATTATTGAGACTTATGTTAGGAATGTTAATTGGGCTAAAAAAGCAAAGGAAGTATTGGGTGATTTATGTTTATTTAAAAATTGCAACAATACTTTTATTAGAGACGATGGGACACGATATATCGAAGTTCATCATATAATTCCATTGTGTAAGGGTGGTGAGGATGGATTATGGAACCTTTCTGTACTATGTGCTCATCACCATAAGATGGCTCATTTTGCTGATATCAAAACAAGAATATCCATTGAAAAATTTTTATTAAAAGAAGTTAAATTAAGATTATGA
- a CDS encoding MBL fold metallo-hydrolase, which yields MEIQFIGATQTVTGSMHLIKTNGKKILLDCGLFQGKRKEAFELNRNFEFFNPAEIDFVILSHAHIDHSGNLPNLIKKGFNGKIISTFATRDLASIMLLDSAHIQEKDVEFVNKKRKKKGQNPFEPLYTQSDAINTISHFVGINYHREFEIAPGIFLTFFDAGHILGSSVVFLKINENGTIINLGFTGDLGRKNMPILRDPEKMPDVDFLICESTYGGKYYKSIEDSEKELASVINKAINQKGKIIIPAFSVGRTQELVYSLHKIFENGIAPEIPVYVDSPLSVNATNIYRLHTECFDFEISDFVLKHEDPFGFNKLKYITETEDSKNLNAINDPCIIISSSGMCESGRILHHLANNVENPKNIILIVGYMAVNTLGRKLVDREKTIKIFGDEYNLNAEVIVMDSYSAHADAKELVEYCSQLDRSRMQNIFLVHGEYDQQLSLKSNLEEIGFMSISIPERGESVKL from the coding sequence ATGGAAATACAATTTATTGGTGCAACTCAAACTGTAACTGGTTCAATGCATTTAATAAAAACTAATGGTAAAAAAATTTTATTGGACTGCGGGCTATTTCAGGGAAAAAGAAAAGAAGCTTTTGAGCTTAACAGAAATTTTGAATTTTTTAATCCAGCAGAAATTGATTTTGTGATCTTATCCCATGCCCATATCGACCATTCAGGAAATTTGCCAAATCTTATCAAAAAAGGTTTTAATGGAAAAATTATTTCAACCTTTGCCACGCGAGATCTCGCTTCGATTATGCTTCTGGATTCTGCACACATTCAAGAAAAAGATGTTGAATTTGTAAATAAAAAGAGAAAAAAGAAGGGACAAAATCCTTTTGAACCACTTTATACACAGTCTGATGCAATTAATACAATTAGCCATTTTGTTGGGATTAATTACCATCGAGAATTTGAAATTGCACCCGGAATATTTCTAACTTTTTTTGATGCTGGTCATATTCTTGGTTCATCGGTGGTGTTTCTAAAAATAAATGAAAATGGTACTATAATTAATCTTGGTTTTACAGGTGATTTAGGAAGAAAAAATATGCCTATACTTAGAGATCCAGAGAAAATGCCAGATGTTGACTTTTTAATTTGTGAAAGTACTTATGGTGGTAAATATTATAAAAGCATTGAAGATTCAGAAAAAGAATTAGCAAGTGTAATTAATAAAGCAATTAATCAAAAAGGGAAAATAATTATTCCAGCTTTCAGTGTCGGAAGAACACAAGAACTTGTATATTCATTACATAAAATTTTTGAAAATGGTATTGCTCCTGAAATACCTGTCTATGTTGATAGTCCTTTATCTGTAAATGCAACTAATATTTATCGTTTACATACAGAATGTTTTGATTTTGAAATTAGTGATTTTGTTTTAAAACATGAAGATCCATTTGGTTTTAATAAGTTGAAATATATAACTGAAACCGAAGATTCAAAAAATTTAAATGCAATTAATGATCCCTGCATAATTATATCAAGTTCTGGGATGTGTGAATCTGGCAGGATTCTTCATCATCTGGCTAATAATGTAGAAAATCCGAAAAATATAATTTTAATTGTTGGTTATATGGCAGTTAATACTCTTGGTCGAAAACTTGTAGATAGAGAAAAGACAATAAAAATATTTGGTGACGAATATAATTTAAATGCAGAAGTAATAGTTATGGATTCATATAGTGCCCATGCAGATGCAAAAGAATTAGTTGAATACTGTTCGCAATTGGATAGAAGTAGAATGCAAAATATTTTTCTTGTTCATGGTGAGTATGATCAACAATTATCTTTAAAATCTAACCTCGAAGAAATTGGTTTTATGTCAATTTCAATACCAGAACGGGGTGAGAGTGTTAAATTATAA
- a CDS encoding asparagine synthase-related protein, translating to MAGIAGINKPDQNKLIDKMLDKISYRGNAKKIIFSSKYSTMGIITNGIQSKDVDSFIKENCVKDYFGEEHLAEAKEIDGTLQLKRDVLGVAPLYYGYNVEGTLCFASEFKAMLEVTKDIKELLPGTILIDNKPVQYFKVKADHSLNYEQNIIAQQLFNLLDDKIKKSVSDNKACCWLSGGLDSSIMASLLSQYVDKLYTFSAGVKGAQDLEYSKIMSDYLKSIHHEIIVTPEEMIKILPDVIYHLETFDALLIRSSITNFIVSKEASNYVEHVFSGEGGDELFGGYDYLKKIPLKKLNDELIDITYRLHNTALQRVDRSAAAFGTTASVIFANPDVVEFAFKISPQLKIMNGKEKWILRLSMKDKLPKEIFDRAKAKFWEGAGVGEILAEYANKKISDSDFQKERKLKNGWELNSKEELLYYRIFKEHFGDLDNLDWMGKTKII from the coding sequence ATGGCAGGTATAGCAGGAATAAATAAACCAGATCAAAATAAGTTAATCGATAAAATGCTTGATAAAATTTCTTATCGAGGCAATGCAAAAAAAATTATATTCTCTTCAAAATATTCTACAATGGGAATAATTACTAACGGTATACAATCTAAAGATGTTGATTCATTTATTAAAGAAAATTGTGTTAAAGATTACTTTGGAGAAGAACATTTAGCAGAAGCAAAAGAAATTGATGGTACTTTACAATTAAAAAGAGATGTATTAGGTGTAGCTCCGTTATATTATGGATATAATGTTGAAGGTACTTTATGTTTTGCATCAGAATTTAAAGCTATGCTCGAAGTTACAAAAGACATAAAAGAACTTTTACCGGGAACTATTTTAATAGATAATAAACCAGTTCAGTATTTTAAAGTAAAAGCAGATCACTCTTTGAACTATGAACAGAATATAATTGCACAACAATTATTTAATTTACTTGATGATAAAATTAAAAAAAGTGTATCTGATAATAAGGCATGTTGCTGGTTATCAGGTGGACTTGATTCAAGTATAATGGCATCTTTGTTATCTCAATATGTTGATAAATTATATACTTTTTCTGCAGGTGTAAAAGGTGCACAAGATCTTGAATACTCAAAGATAATGAGTGATTATCTGAAATCTATTCATCATGAAATTATTGTTACTCCTGAAGAGATGATAAAAATATTACCTGATGTTATTTATCATCTCGAAACTTTTGATGCGTTGCTTATAAGATCCAGTATAACAAATTTTATTGTGTCAAAAGAAGCATCAAATTATGTTGAACATGTATTCTCTGGTGAAGGTGGTGATGAATTGTTTGGTGGGTATGATTACTTAAAAAAAATCCCCTTGAAAAAACTAAATGATGAATTAATTGATATTACATATAGACTGCATAATACAGCATTACAAAGAGTTGATAGAAGTGCTGCTGCTTTTGGAACTACTGCAAGTGTAATTTTTGCTAATCCTGATGTAGTGGAATTTGCATTTAAGATTTCTCCACAACTTAAGATTATGAATGGTAAAGAAAAATGGATTTTGAGATTATCGATGAAAGATAAACTTCCAAAAGAAATATTTGATAGAGCCAAAGCAAAATTCTGGGAAGGAGCTGGTGTTGGAGAAATTCTTGCTGAATATGCAAATAAAAAAATTTCTGATTCAGATTTTCAAAAAGAAAGAAAATTAAAAAATGGCTGGGAATTAAATTCTAAAGAAGAACTTTTGTATTATAGAATATTTAAGGAACACTTTGGTGACCTGGATAATTTAGATTGGATGGGAAAAACAAAAATTATTTAG
- a CDS encoding AI-2E family transporter, whose translation MLSSISQQLQLKKYFLIIISLILVLLFFIVFIDIMTIMITSLLIAMIFNPLVDFIERRVFDRLLAVLIVYFSIGLLLLLFAIHILPKIFTQLNSLAQIITAENLSAAFNNVNVTLKRIFPFLDTGKIINRISNEFQNLLFGWVNNLSDVLYSIFSVIAILVIVPFVTFFLLKDNRKIIKGIINVMPNKYFEVSYWVIKKISIQLGRFVRGWILDASIVGTLVAIGLAFLGINNAASIGFIAGVGHLIPYFGPIIGGIPAIIISIVQLGNFSMLPEIIIMFIIIYTIDNGFIQPKVFSKSTDLHPLIIIILILIGGKLFGVFGMLLMVPAATVIKTAAKEFYYGYKNYKIIHT comes from the coding sequence ATGCTAAGCTCTATATCACAACAATTACAATTAAAAAAATATTTTCTAATTATAATCTCTCTAATACTTGTTTTGTTATTTTTTATTGTATTTATTGATATAATGACAATTATGATAACATCACTGCTTATTGCAATGATATTCAATCCTTTAGTTGACTTTATTGAAAGAAGAGTATTCGATAGATTGCTGGCAGTTTTAATTGTGTATTTCTCTATTGGTTTATTATTATTGCTTTTTGCAATTCATATTCTTCCTAAAATATTTACTCAATTAAATTCTTTAGCACAAATAATTACTGCTGAGAATTTATCAGCTGCTTTTAATAATGTTAATGTAACATTGAAAAGAATATTTCCTTTCCTTGATACAGGAAAAATTATTAATCGCATTTCAAATGAATTTCAAAATCTTTTGTTTGGGTGGGTTAATAATTTAAGCGATGTTTTATATAGTATTTTTTCTGTAATAGCAATTTTGGTTATAGTTCCATTTGTTACATTTTTTTTATTAAAAGATAATAGAAAAATAATCAAAGGCATTATTAATGTTATGCCCAATAAATATTTTGAAGTTTCATACTGGGTAATAAAAAAAATCTCAATACAACTTGGGAGATTTGTTCGTGGCTGGATATTGGATGCTTCAATTGTAGGAACATTAGTAGCAATAGGTCTGGCTTTTTTAGGTATTAATAATGCAGCATCAATTGGTTTTATTGCCGGGGTTGGTCATTTGATTCCTTATTTCGGTCCAATTATAGGCGGCATTCCAGCAATTATTATTTCAATTGTACAACTGGGTAATTTCTCAATGCTACCGGAAATTATTATTATGTTTATAATTATTTATACAATTGATAATGGTTTTATACAACCAAAAGTGTTTTCAAAAAGTACTGATCTTCATCCATTAATCATTATAATATTAATTCTTATTGGAGGTAAATTATTTGGTGTTTTTGGAATGTTATTAATGGTTCCTGCTGCAACAGTAATTAAGACCGCAGCAAAAGAGTTTTATTATGGATATAAAAATTATAAAATCATACATACATAA
- a CDS encoding NAD/NADP octopine/nopaline dehydrogenase family protein has product MEAVEKPKFAVIGAGHGGLAMAGHLSLMGFQVNLFNRSEERLWGVKTTGGIRIESDFGLNGFGKVNIATTNIEEAISDVDIIMVVVPATAHRYIAEISAPYLKDGQIIILNPGRTFGALEFRQVLNSLNVTKDVIIAEAQTFIYASRAMNPGQVRIFRIKNSIPLASIRAYLIPEVIKRIRVAYPQFVPGDNIFKTSFDNIGAVFHPSLCVLNAGWIEDDEEFEFYYQGVTQSVAKVLEQVDYERVKVAEALGIRSITAREWLYLAYSAVGNNLYESMKANPGYRGIKAPNRLNMRYITEDVPTSLVPIASVGKKFGVETPTINSIIHLASILTQTDYWQQGRTVEKLNIKDMSLKQLRLLAIGEK; this is encoded by the coding sequence ATGGAAGCAGTTGAAAAACCAAAGTTTGCTGTAATTGGTGCTGGTCATGGTGGACTTGCAATGGCTGGACATCTTTCTCTGATGGGCTTTCAGGTTAATTTATTTAATCGATCAGAAGAAAGATTGTGGGGAGTCAAAACAACAGGAGGTATTCGAATAGAAAGTGATTTTGGTCTAAATGGTTTTGGAAAAGTTAATATAGCTACAACTAATATCGAAGAAGCAATAAGTGATGTTGATATAATTATGGTGGTAGTTCCTGCTACTGCACACAGATACATTGCTGAAATCTCGGCTCCATACTTAAAAGATGGTCAAATAATTATCTTGAATCCTGGAAGAACATTTGGAGCTCTCGAATTTAGACAGGTATTAAATAGTTTGAATGTTACAAAGGATGTAATAATTGCAGAAGCACAAACTTTTATTTATGCATCACGTGCAATGAATCCAGGACAGGTTAGAATTTTTAGAATTAAAAACTCCATACCACTGGCTTCAATTCGAGCTTATCTAATTCCAGAAGTAATAAAAAGAATTCGTGTTGCATATCCTCAATTTGTTCCGGGTGACAATATATTCAAAACAAGTTTTGATAATATTGGTGCAGTTTTCCATCCATCGTTATGTGTTTTAAATGCAGGCTGGATAGAAGATGATGAAGAATTTGAATTTTATTATCAGGGAGTTACTCAGTCTGTTGCAAAAGTTCTTGAACAAGTCGATTATGAAAGAGTTAAAGTTGCAGAAGCTCTGGGCATTCGATCAATAACCGCTCGTGAATGGCTATATCTTGCTTATAGCGCTGTTGGAAATAATTTATATGAATCTATGAAAGCAAATCCAGGTTATCGTGGTATTAAAGCTCCAAATAGACTAAATATGAGATATATCACTGAAGATGTTCCTACAAGCCTTGTTCCAATAGCTTCTGTTGGGAAAAAGTTTGGAGTTGAAACACCAACTATTAATTCAATCATTCATCTTGCATCAATATTAACACAAACAGATTACTGGCAGCAAGGAAGAACTGTCGAAAAACTAAATATTAAAGATATGTCATTAAAACAACTTCGTTTACTGGCTATTGGTGAAAAATAA
- a CDS encoding cobalamin-dependent protein (Presence of a B(12) (cobalamin)-binding domain implies dependence on cobalamin itself, in one of its several forms, or in some unusual lineages, dependence on a cobalamin-like analog.): protein MNNKKLILGSAIGNCVHIGGLNHFLRIAELEGYKTYSLGPAVPLERLFSEINRLSPDIVAVSYRLTPEVADKLFDELKELINQRAQNIKFIFGGTPSVAEIARKKNIFEKIFDGTESFDDVRAYLRGTQKKNLNEIYPQTLLERINQKYPYPILRHHFGRPSLEETIEGIKKISEAQVLDVISLGTDQNAQEFFFNPELMKPELNGAGGVPVRKKEDLIALYQASRCGNYPLMRCYSGTNDLIKWAEMSVETIRNAWAAIPLTWYSVMDGRSKRPLEVSIAENQKAMRWYAERNIPVEVNESHQWSLRDAHDSLAVAMAFLAAYNAKKVGVKNYVAQFMFNTPPGTSPQMDLAKMMAKNELIEELRDDNFNIIREVRAGIAHFSPDPQIAKGQLAASALISLSLKPHILHVVAYCEGDHAVYPEELIESCNIVHGVIQNSLHGLPDVSNDEKIIERKNQLKEEAGTLLRAIKNFGANLSNDPWSDPKVLASAIKIGILDTPHFIGNPHLCGKIKTNLINGAWYAIDNDGNILKEKERLKEYLD from the coding sequence ATGAATAATAAAAAATTAATTCTTGGTTCTGCAATTGGAAATTGTGTTCACATTGGAGGTCTAAATCATTTTCTTCGAATTGCGGAACTGGAAGGTTATAAAACTTATTCTCTTGGTCCTGCAGTTCCACTCGAAAGATTATTCAGTGAGATTAATAGATTATCTCCTGATATTGTTGCTGTTAGTTATCGTCTTACACCTGAAGTAGCAGATAAACTTTTTGATGAGTTGAAAGAATTAATCAATCAAAGAGCACAAAATATTAAATTTATATTTGGAGGAACTCCATCTGTTGCCGAGATAGCTCGTAAAAAAAATATTTTTGAAAAAATATTTGATGGAACGGAAAGTTTTGATGATGTTAGAGCTTATTTAAGAGGGACACAGAAAAAAAATCTTAACGAAATTTATCCTCAAACACTCTTGGAAAGAATAAATCAGAAATATCCATACCCAATTTTAAGACATCATTTTGGAAGACCTTCACTCGAAGAAACAATTGAAGGGATTAAAAAAATATCTGAAGCTCAGGTACTTGATGTTATATCACTTGGTACAGATCAAAATGCACAGGAATTCTTTTTCAATCCAGAATTAATGAAACCAGAATTAAACGGAGCAGGTGGTGTGCCTGTTAGAAAAAAAGAAGATTTGATTGCATTATATCAAGCATCAAGATGTGGGAATTATCCATTAATGCGTTGTTACAGTGGTACAAATGATTTAATTAAATGGGCAGAAATGAGTGTCGAAACAATTCGTAATGCATGGGCAGCAATCCCATTAACCTGGTATAGTGTAATGGATGGAAGATCTAAAAGACCACTTGAAGTTTCTATTGCAGAGAATCAAAAAGCAATGCGCTGGTATGCAGAACGTAATATTCCGGTTGAAGTAAATGAATCGCATCAATGGAGTTTACGTGATGCTCACGATTCTCTTGCAGTTGCTATGGCATTTCTTGCTGCATACAATGCTAAAAAAGTTGGAGTTAAAAATTATGTAGCTCAATTTATGTTTAACACTCCACCAGGAACATCTCCACAAATGGATTTAGCAAAAATGATGGCAAAGAATGAATTAATTGAAGAATTAAGAGATGATAATTTCAATATAATTCGAGAAGTTCGTGCTGGTATCGCACATTTTTCACCTGATCCACAAATTGCAAAAGGTCAGCTTGCAGCTTCTGCATTGATTAGTTTATCTCTTAAACCACATATACTTCATGTTGTGGCATATTGCGAAGGAGACCATGCAGTATATCCAGAAGAACTTATTGAAAGTTGTAATATAGTTCATGGTGTAATTCAAAATTCACTCCATGGTTTGCCAGATGTATCAAATGATGAAAAAATTATTGAGCGAAAAAATCAACTAAAAGAAGAAGCAGGAACTCTACTGCGAGCAATAAAAAATTTTGGAGCGAATTTAAGTAACGATCCCTGGTCCGATCCAAAAGTATTAGCTTCGGCGATTAAAATAGGAATACTAGATACACCTCATTTTATTGGTAATCCTCATTTGTGTGGTAAAATAAAAACCAATTTAATCAATGGGGCGTGGTATGCAATAGATAATGATGGAAACATTTTAAAAGAGAAAGAAAGATTGAAAGAATATTTAGATTAA